A DNA window from Streptomyces sp. B21-083 contains the following coding sequences:
- a CDS encoding pectate lyase family protein: MNVRSCHDHATMKAAVLLGCTALVLTVTGPAAQAAAPAPDLGRQTLAAGDGWGSDAGGTTGGSAADAAHVYTVTTWAQFKAALKDGGSAPKIIKVKGMIDAVSEGCEAFTTGGYDLQQYLKDYDPAVYGNDKVAMGPQEDARVASMANQDSAIKAAIPSNTTIVGVGKNSGILGGSLQIKAVSNVIVRNLTIEAPLDCFPKWDPTDDNNTGNWNSEYDAVVVYGTDHVWIDHNTLTDGRYPDSERPSYFGKVFQQHDGLTDIVRGANYVTVSWNSFKDHDKNMLIGNSDSTATTDGGKLKVTMHHNKFDGILQRSPRVRFGQVDVYNNSYVVPESQKSDYYLFGVGISSQLYASDNAISLPAGAEVGKVLKKWSESPLTAVNNYVNGRLTDLIAVHNAEIPAETLQSGAGWTPTLRTKVDSPRAVPSVVNRGAGAGKVC, encoded by the coding sequence ATGAACGTTCGCTCATGTCATGATCATGCCACCATGAAGGCCGCCGTCCTGCTCGGCTGCACGGCCCTCGTCCTCACCGTCACCGGGCCCGCCGCCCAGGCCGCCGCTCCGGCCCCTGACCTCGGCCGCCAGACCCTCGCCGCCGGTGACGGCTGGGGGTCCGACGCGGGTGGCACGACCGGAGGTTCGGCCGCCGACGCCGCCCACGTCTACACCGTCACCACCTGGGCGCAGTTCAAGGCCGCGCTGAAGGACGGCGGCAGCGCACCCAAGATCATCAAGGTCAAGGGCATGATCGACGCCGTGTCCGAGGGCTGCGAGGCCTTCACCACCGGCGGATACGACCTCCAGCAGTACCTGAAGGACTACGACCCGGCCGTCTACGGCAACGACAAGGTGGCCATGGGGCCGCAGGAGGACGCGCGGGTCGCGTCCATGGCCAACCAGGACTCGGCGATCAAGGCCGCCATCCCCAGCAACACCACCATCGTCGGCGTCGGCAAGAACTCCGGCATCCTCGGCGGCAGCCTCCAGATCAAGGCCGTCTCGAACGTCATCGTGCGCAACCTCACCATCGAGGCCCCCCTCGACTGCTTCCCGAAGTGGGACCCGACCGACGACAACAACACCGGCAACTGGAACTCCGAGTACGACGCCGTCGTCGTCTACGGCACCGACCACGTGTGGATCGACCACAACACCCTCACCGACGGCCGCTACCCCGACAGCGAGCGGCCGAGCTACTTCGGCAAGGTCTTCCAGCAGCACGACGGGCTCACCGACATCGTGCGCGGCGCCAACTACGTCACCGTGTCCTGGAACTCCTTCAAGGACCACGACAAGAACATGCTGATCGGGAACAGCGACAGCACCGCCACCACCGACGGCGGCAAGCTCAAGGTCACCATGCACCACAACAAGTTCGACGGGATCCTCCAGCGCTCCCCGCGGGTGCGCTTCGGACAGGTCGACGTCTACAACAACAGCTACGTGGTGCCCGAGTCGCAGAAGTCCGACTACTACCTCTTCGGTGTCGGCATCTCCTCGCAGTTGTACGCCAGTGACAACGCCATCTCACTGCCGGCCGGCGCCGAGGTCGGCAAGGTGCTGAAGAAGTGGAGCGAGTCCCCGCTCACCGCCGTGAACAACTACGTCAACGGCCGGCTGACCGATCTGATCGCCGTCCACAACGCCGAGATCCCCGCCGAGACGCTCCAGTCGGGCGCCGGCTGGACACCCACGCTGCGCACGAAGGTCGACTCGCCGCGCGCGGTGCCGTCCGTCGTCAACCGCGGTGCGGGCGCGGGCAAGGTCTGCTGA
- a CDS encoding rhamnogalacturonan acetylesterase, protein MSLSRRQVTMAAIAAVPLAVAASGSASAHSGRRARTVYIAGDSTAAQKYADAAPETGWGMALPFFLRKDLVVANHAVNGRSSKSFVDEGRLDAILDVIAPGDFLIIQFGHNDEKTADPVRYTEPWTTYQDHLRLYIDGARARGALPVLATSVERRKFDGRGNAVPTHGDYPAAMRALAGEESVALLDIQALSIALWQELGVEETKKYFNWTATEQDNTHFNPPGAIAVARLVAAELVRRRVLARRDVRRLDDAIPESWITWPPAVV, encoded by the coding sequence GTGTCTCTTAGCCGTAGACAAGTGACCATGGCCGCGATTGCTGCCGTTCCGCTCGCTGTCGCCGCCTCTGGAAGCGCCTCGGCGCATTCCGGTCGCCGTGCCCGCACCGTCTATATCGCCGGTGATTCCACCGCCGCCCAGAAATATGCCGACGCCGCCCCGGAGACCGGGTGGGGAATGGCTCTGCCCTTCTTTCTGCGGAAGGATCTGGTCGTCGCCAATCACGCGGTGAACGGGCGTAGTTCCAAGAGTTTCGTCGACGAAGGGCGACTGGACGCCATTCTCGATGTGATCGCCCCCGGTGACTTCCTGATCATCCAGTTCGGGCACAACGACGAGAAGACCGCCGACCCCGTCCGGTACACCGAGCCCTGGACGACGTACCAGGACCATCTGCGGCTGTACATCGACGGTGCGCGGGCCCGTGGTGCCCTGCCGGTGCTCGCCACGTCCGTCGAGCGGAGGAAGTTCGACGGACGCGGCAACGCGGTGCCGACCCACGGCGACTACCCGGCGGCGATGCGTGCGCTCGCCGGGGAGGAGAGCGTGGCGCTGCTCGACATCCAGGCCCTGTCGATCGCGCTCTGGCAGGAGCTGGGCGTCGAGGAGACGAAGAAGTACTTCAACTGGACAGCGACCGAGCAGGACAACACGCACTTCAATCCGCCGGGTGCCATCGCCGTGGCCCGGCTCGTCGCCGCCGAGCTGGTGCGGCGCCGGGTGCTGGCGCGCCGGGACGTGCGCCGCCTCGACGACGCGATCCCGGAGTCCTGGATCACCTGGCCGCCGGCCGTCGTCTAG
- a CDS encoding ABC transporter substrate-binding protein translates to MKISIRRSRRAAIAVALGSVLALTATACGDDGSGAGGDKGNEGSGKGEITFWDNNGGVRTDVWKEIIADFEKANPDIKVKYVGIPSDSIQSKYDTAIQGGGLPDVGGVGAAMLAGIAAQNALEPLDERLSGSSLNGKLTPGMIDSVRSAGGGDDLFTVPTSANNGTLWYRTDLFKAAKLDPPTTWSKFYAAADKLTDASNNKFGYTIRGGEGSIAQALDAMYGQSGITSFWKDAKTTVNDPKNVAALEKYTALFKKDTPSADVNNDFKKMVAQWDSGDIGMLSHNLGSYQDHLKALEGKFRGIPNPTQDDGTRVQVSNPVDGLALFKSSKNKTASWKFIEFAVSHASNSKWNESAGAIPSNTEAAKDAWIQSAEATKLAAESLNSGTIKIVQLPYYLPDWNTISKADNEPNFQKVLLKKMSAKDFLDTLAEQLNAAQAEWNQQSS, encoded by the coding sequence ATGAAGATCAGCATCCGCAGAAGCAGGCGCGCGGCCATCGCCGTGGCCCTGGGTTCCGTACTCGCCCTGACCGCCACCGCCTGCGGTGACGACGGCAGCGGAGCGGGCGGGGACAAGGGCAACGAGGGTTCGGGCAAGGGCGAGATCACCTTCTGGGACAACAACGGCGGTGTGCGCACCGACGTCTGGAAGGAGATCATCGCCGACTTCGAGAAGGCCAACCCCGACATCAAGGTCAAGTACGTCGGGATACCGTCCGACAGCATCCAGTCCAAGTACGACACCGCGATCCAGGGCGGTGGCCTGCCCGACGTCGGCGGCGTCGGCGCGGCCATGCTCGCCGGCATCGCCGCCCAGAACGCCCTGGAGCCGCTGGACGAACGGCTCTCCGGCAGCTCGCTCAACGGCAAGCTGACCCCGGGCATGATCGACAGCGTGCGCAGCGCGGGCGGCGGGGACGACCTGTTCACCGTGCCGACCTCCGCGAACAACGGCACGCTCTGGTACCGCACCGACCTGTTCAAGGCGGCGAAGCTCGACCCGCCGACCACCTGGTCGAAGTTCTACGCCGCGGCCGACAAGCTCACCGACGCGAGCAACAACAAGTTCGGTTACACCATTCGTGGTGGTGAGGGGTCGATCGCGCAGGCCCTGGACGCGATGTACGGGCAGTCCGGCATCACGTCGTTCTGGAAGGACGCGAAGACCACCGTCAACGACCCGAAGAACGTGGCGGCGCTGGAGAAGTACACCGCGCTGTTCAAGAAGGACACTCCGTCCGCCGACGTCAACAACGACTTCAAGAAGATGGTCGCCCAGTGGGACAGCGGCGACATCGGCATGCTGAGTCACAACCTCGGCTCCTACCAGGACCATCTGAAGGCGCTGGAGGGCAAGTTCCGGGGCATCCCGAACCCGACGCAGGACGACGGGACGCGGGTCCAGGTCTCCAACCCCGTTGACGGACTCGCTCTGTTCAAGTCCAGCAAGAACAAGACGGCCTCGTGGAAGTTCATCGAGTTCGCTGTGTCGCACGCCTCCAACAGCAAGTGGAACGAGTCCGCCGGCGCCATTCCGTCCAACACGGAGGCGGCGAAGGACGCGTGGATCCAGTCCGCGGAGGCGACGAAGCTGGCGGCCGAGTCGCTGAACAGCGGCACGATCAAGATCGTGCAGCTGCCGTACTACCTGCCCGACTGGAACACGATCTCGAAGGCGGACAACGAGCCGAACTTCCAGAAGGTGCTGTTGAAGAAGATGAGCGCGAAGGACTTCCTGGACACGTTGGCCGAGCAGCTGAACGCTGCGCAGGCTGAGTGGAATCAGCAGAGCAGCTAG